TCCCAATGAGCGAAGCGAATGGTCGTCCGTCGTATTTAAGCGGTTATTAAAACAAGGAGGTGTTAAGTGTCAAAAACAGAAAAAAATCTTAAGGAAGCGTTTGCAGGAGAATCACAGGCTAATAGAAAATACCTTGCCTTTGCTAAAAAGGCAGAAGATGAGGGTTACAGGCAGGTTGCGAAGTTATTTAGAGCTG
This sequence is a window from Pseudomonadota bacterium. Protein-coding genes within it:
- a CDS encoding rubrerythrin family protein, encoding MSKTEKNLKEAFAGESQANRKYLAFAKKAEDEGYRQVAKLFRA